Genomic DNA from Hordeum vulgare subsp. vulgare chromosome 2H, MorexV3_pseudomolecules_assembly, whole genome shotgun sequence:
TACTCCTGGTTACTCTCCATTATGAGCAGCCTAAGGAAAGGTTACACGTTTCACCCAACTACTCACTATCCTGTAGATCCGAAACCGAGTAGAACATCTGTTTCCTGGTGGACTttgagtagaatctgcaagagttGGACCCCGGCGATCTAACCTGCAATAGTACTATAAAATGCACGGGGGTGGGGGGTGTATGCCGGCAAGGCAAAGCGACGGATATTGAAGCAAGAAACCAATCCAGTTCATTGATTCATTTGCACCCTACCTGCGGGAGAATTCTTTGCCGACGATGACGAGTATGGCGGCGCCGTCGGAGGGGGCGGTGGAAGCATTCAAGAAGGCGCTCGCGACCGCCGCCTCGGTGTCCGCGTACGCCATGCTTGCGCGCGGCATGGCGCGGGAGCTCCTCCCCGATGAGTTGCGCGCGGCCGTGCACTGGGGTGCGGCTTTCGTGTGCTCCCGCTTCGGCGCCCGCGAGAAGGAGCGCCACACCATCGTCATCCGCCGCTCCGTCGACAAGAACCAATGCCACTACGACAACGCGTCCAGCCAGAACGACGTCTTCGACGCggcgcggacgtacctggccaccAAGATCAATCCGCGCACCATGTCCCGCCTCTGCCTTGGGCGCTCCCTCACCACTGAGCCCGACGGGAGCAGCAGCTCGAGCACTCTCCTGTCTATGGAGCATGGGGGCTCCATCACAGACCACTTCGACGGCGTTGAGTTCCGGTGGATGTTCATCGAGgctggcggcgacgacggcgatagGGTCAAGGGTGGCGGCGAGATCCTAGAGCTCAGCTACGACGCAGAGCAGACTGACACCGCGCTTGACAAGTACGTGCCCTTCATCATGTCCACAGCGGAGGAGCTGCGACGGCAGGACCGCGCGCTCAAGATCTTCATGAACGACTACGGCTACGGGTCGTGGCAAGGCATCAATCACCACCACCCggcctcgttcgaaacgctcgccATGGATCCAGGGCTGAAGCAGGCTGTCCTGGACGACCTCGACCGGTTCCTGAAGAGGAAAGAGTACTACCAGCGAATCGGGAAGGCTTGGAAACGCGGCTACCTGCTCTACGGCCCCCCTGGCACCGGCAAGTCCAGCCTGGTCGCTGCCATGGCCAACTACCTACGTTTCAATCTCTACGACCTCGATCTCTCGAGTGTGCACGACAACTCATCACTGCAGAGGCTTCTCATCGACATGTCCAACAAGTCCATCCTTGTCATCGAAGATATTGACTGCAGTTTCGACACGATGTCGAGAGAGGATCGCAAGGACCACTCcttggaggacgaggaggacggccgagACTACCGTACGGGAGGTGAGCGCAAGATAACACTGTCGGGGCTGCTCAACTTCATCGACGGGTTGTGGTCGACTAGCGGCGAGGAGCGCATCATGATCTTCACGACCAACTATAAGGATCGCCTTGATCCGGCGCTGCTGCGGCCGGGGCGCATGGACATGCATGTATATATGGGTTACTGCTGCTGGGAGGCATTCAGGAAGCTGGCCTGGAACTATCACCTCATTGACGGCCACCCTCTGTTCCCAGGGATACAGGAACTACTTGCGGTGGTGGAGGTAACGCCCGCCGAGGTGTCTGAGATGCTGCTACGGAGCGAGGACGCCGATGTTGCGCTACAGGTACTGATGGAATTCCTCCAAGAACGGAGTGGGGCAGTAAAAGAGCCGGAGGACAAGCACGATGCGTAGCATGGTAGTAGCAGAGAAGAGACATGGTCTGTGTGTTCAGAGAAAACAAGGACAAATGCAGAGAGCCTTTTTGAAGGGGGTGTTGTAAGAACATTTCCAACCGATTAAGAAAACCGTAATCATCATTTATTGGAGCGCCCCAACAAATTTTTTCTGGTTATTGAGAATGAACGCTTCCACGGATCCTCACTTACCTCATCCTCACCACTCTCCCTCCCTCTGGCTCTCGGTCTCTCGCGCCCGACTACGATGGGAGACGGACCCACATCCTGTTGAAGATGCTCCAAGCTTTTAATTGATATattttttttagacaaaattttaGGCATCAGTCGTAACTTTTGGCCGACTGCACGCGAGCTGTCTGATCCGTCAGATCAAATTTGGTTTGATCGTCAGATTTATTCATGCAGTAAAAACTATCGattgaaataaaaataaacagcGATGTAGCAAATTTCGACCACAGATACAACAAAAATACAGTCGTAGCAAAAATATCaacatggttgtagcaaaaaaccaCACTGATGATGCATGGTAGCAAAACAAAAATGTGGGTTGTggcaaaacaatccggtgaactcaGATTGCAACTCTCACGAACGTGTATGCAAATTTTTTAGTGAACGATGGTAGTAAAAAAATGATAccgattgtagcaaaaattaacaccggTTATACAAAaaatcaaacgccggttgtaacgaAAAAATTCGACGAACTCGGGTTACAACCAAATGTGGATGCGGCTTGTTAATGAACAAATTGTAACAAATAAGAAACGTTTATAGCAAATTTTAAAGTTGGTTGCAACAAATCTaaacgaaaaatgttgcatgactGGGCCAGCCATCCGCGCGGGTCGCGTGCGACCGCCCGAACGGTTCGACCGGCGCACCAGTTCCAAACGTTTCCCAAAGTTTTAAGCTTTGAAGGCGGTTTTGATACATGGTTCAATGTCGGTTACTCCCACCAAAAAGCATGTGTCACTAACACTCGCGGTGGCACAAGCGATTCTTATAACTATCTGTGATATTCGCGTAACGCAGATGGTTCTTGCGTGACAACCGTTTATAATGGTTTTGTTAGGAACCGTTCCTACAAATACACGGGCTTGTCAGTGGACTCGTACATGGGTCGGGCCTGACCATAAACCAGCAACTGCCATTGACTACAAGTACCAGGAGGAGATGTAATGAACGATTCATCGAGTGGATCACGTCTCACACGGCGGCTAcccttctcctacctccggctCCCTTTCTCTCTTCCtctcatgcaagttcttctcTGTTTTTCCATTCCTTGTATCCAAATTGTAATTGCTACACTAGATCGTGTCTTGTGAATTATTGCTAGTAAGAGGAGGAGATCCATCATCAGTACCTAGCATCTGGTATACAGAGATAGGCACCACCCTTCCCCCTCAAATTTCTCCCATTTTGTCCCAATTCTAGCGACGACGACACCATGCCCGCTGTCAAACTACCAGTGTGGGATCCCATGACGTTGCCACCACCGTCCATCCCGAGCTCGTGGTCGACCTCAACGACAAGGAGGTTGAGCAGCCCTTCCTCGCGCCTGCAATTGCATCGTCAAGGGCTGCCTTGGTCATGCCCCGTGCACTGGCCTCAACGACGGCTATCGGGTGCCACGAGCGCCTCGTTGGCGTCCACGATACATCCACTGAGACCATCATTGTGACTTATGTTTGTACTTAGATATTAtttgctttcgctgactcgttTGCATCCAAGCTTATGTATTCGTGTCCTCGAGGCCCGTGGATTGTAATATGAAGATGGTATGACTTTAATTTgtatctagagttgtgttgtgatatcttttcATGAGTCTCTAATATTGATCGTATGGATTTATGTGTATGACTAACGTACGATTCATTGATGCCACATATTTGTTTCAGAGTAGCATTAATTAGGGATTATCAACTTGTGTATGACCATCAAGAGGAGAGGTTGGTTTTGAATTTTAAGATTTAGGAAGCCGAGGCCTCATTTGTTGTTCGGGGAGCATACAAGGTCCCAAACAGCGAATGAATGTGTGGGTCTGTCACGGTTGACCACTTTCTTTCAAAGTCAAGTTTATTAGTCAATTCGCACTTTACGAAGGAGAGGAGTGACGAAAGTGTAGAGTTGACATATTGCACGCGTTCACCATTATATCAACCAAATTAAAGTACGAGTCCGATGTTGTCTACAAGTGGCATAGGATCTTGACCGTTGACCAGGTAGTACCCAGCGATACTAAGCCGAGATATGTAAAAGCACTTTTTCGACTTGGCATCCCATGGTTGTAGCATGTTAAGACTTGGCATTCCATGGTTGTAGCATGCGAGTTAAAAGCACCCCAAGTCCTACAACTTGCGCAGAATGTGATGATTTGGTTCAAAACTTGCAAAACATGACCCACCCATCCCACAAATTGCACTACATGTGACATTTTAGTCCTGGGCCAATCACAGCGTGCCAAGTGGCAGCCAGGTTACTGGACCGGTCCTGCCCCACACTTTTGCAGAAACCCCCTGCCGTTCTCTCTATTTCACCCACACTCTCCCTTGTTGGAACCGAAGCCTACGGAGTGCTctcgctcgctctctctctcgtgGATCAGACCGAGCTCAAGGTAGACGAAGACAGTGTTTTGTGCTGCGTGCAAAACTGCAGCTTTTCTCTCTTCTATTTCTCTTATTTGAAAACAGAATTACAACGAGTGATCAACCACTTCCCGAGTCTAAtggtcgtgccatcccacgacccTCACGATGCTGCTGGATCGCGCCCACCAGCTGCGACTGCATGCCATCCCATGCTCAGTAAACGGGCGCGCAAAGCTAGATAATCTCTAACAGAAACTGAACTGAAAAAACAAACTAACCTATACTACTGCCGGTCATCGTCCCGCTTATTCTGCTAACTGAAGAAAGGGAAAGCTAACCTATCTACTACGCCGGGCTAGGGCATTACTTGTTCAACAATTCACCCCCTAATCCCGACGCCCGAGGCTCACCATGGCGATGCCGACCTTCTGTCGCATTTCGATGAACTTGATTCGTCCCAGCGCCTTGGTGAGGAAGTCAGCAAGCTATCCGTCAGTGCCAGTGTGGTCGACTTCCACCTTGCTGTCGTCGATGCACTCACGAATGAAATGGTAGCGGATATCGATGTGCTTACTCCTGTCGTGGTGCACCAGGTTCTTGCTCAACGCAATCGCCGACTTGTTGTCGACGCGCAGCTTTGCCTTCGTTGGTGTGTTGCCGGTGAGCTGGGCGAGGAGCCTGCACAACCACACACCTTGACAGGCTGCGGTTGCCGCCGCCATATATTCAGCTTCGCAAGACGATATGgcgacaaccttcttcttgtgtgAAGTCCATGTGATCGGGCTGGAGTTGAGGAAGAACACAACCCCAGTTGTACTACGCCGATCATCAACATCTCCGGCGTGATCGATGT
This window encodes:
- the LOC123429943 gene encoding AAA-ATPase At3g50940-like; its protein translation is MTSMAAPSEGAVEAFKKALATAASVSAYAMLARGMARELLPDELRAAVHWGAAFVCSRFGAREKERHTIVIRRSVDKNQCHYDNASSQNDVFDAARTYLATKINPRTMSRLCLGRSLTTEPDGSSSSSTLLSMEHGGSITDHFDGVEFRWMFIEAGGDDGDRVKGGGEILELSYDAEQTDTALDKYVPFIMSTAEELRRQDRALKIFMNDYGYGSWQGINHHHPASFETLAMDPGLKQAVLDDLDRFLKRKEYYQRIGKAWKRGYLLYGPPGTGKSSLVAAMANYLRFNLYDLDLSSVHDNSSLQRLLIDMSNKSILVIEDIDCSFDTMSREDRKDHSLEDEEDGRDYRTGGERKITLSGLLNFIDGLWSTSGEERIMIFTTNYKDRLDPALLRPGRMDMHVYMGYCCWEAFRKLAWNYHLIDGHPLFPGIQELLAVVEVTPAEVSEMLLRSEDADVALQVLMEFLQERSGAVKEPEDKHDA